One segment of Solanum stenotomum isolate F172 chromosome 1, ASM1918654v1, whole genome shotgun sequence DNA contains the following:
- the LOC125857817 gene encoding uncharacterized protein LOC125857817: protein MPILTLPVENKYFIFDCDASHSGLGVMLMQEINDLNLRHRRWIELLKDYDVIIQYHPSKSNVVVDTLSRKTRKVASIEIRPIFIDEIKAKQFEDESLNELRKRTVSVKAQDVVLDAGGVLSFKGRLCVPRVDDLIQKMLTESHGLWYSIHMGVTKMYRDLK, encoded by the exons ATGCCAATTCTGACACTGCCGgtggaaaataaatatttcatttttgattgtgatgcttcacattcgggCTTGGGTGTTATGTTAATGCAGGAAATAAAT gaCCTGAATTTGAGGCATAGaaggtggatagagttactcaaggattatgatgttatCATCCAGTATCATCCAAGTAAGTCGAATGTGGTGGTGGACACACTAAGCCGGAAGACT agaaAGGTGGCTAGCATTGAAATTAGGCCTATTTTCATTGACGAGATCAAGGCCAagcagtttgaggatgagagtTTGAATGAGCTCAGAAAAAGGACAGTGTCTGTTAAGGCACAAGATGTGGTTCTGGATGCGGGAGGCGTGCTCAGTTTTAAGGGAAGACTCTGTGTTCCCCGAgtggatgacttgattcagaagaTGTTGACAGAATCCCATGGTTTGTGGTATTCCATTCATatgggtgtgaccaagatgtacagAGATTTGAAATGA
- the LOC125857807 gene encoding uncharacterized protein LOC125857807: MSAREYTLRFTQLSKYSPSIVADRRAKISMFVSGVSDIVVKECLTAMLVHDINISSLMVDAQQIEEEKLKERSREANRARVDDGNYSHSRSGGCGRSRFRQKFSGQGSSSSPTRPNNKRVSNLKPQGDGNRSSMPTCAKCGRNHEEKCLAGSNACFGCGKTDHKIRNCPSVAKNDGDGDGRRRAQPYPSSGPSGSGGNASKKNYFYALQTRGDQESSLDVVTGMLKVFHIDVYALLDPSATLSFVIPYVAMKFDILPDVLLEPFSVSTPIGDTVVAKRGCVYHIVKVMDVEFETPILESVPIVKEFLEVFLDDLLGIPLERKIDFRIDLLPDIQPISIPPYGIAPVELKELNDQLKDLLDKSFI; the protein is encoded by the exons atgagtgcaAGGGAATACACTTTGAggttcactcaactatccaaGTATTCTCCTTCCATTGTGGCGGATCGAAGGGCCAAGATTAGTATGTTTGTGTCGGGTGTGTCCGACATAGTAGTCAAAGAGTGCCTCACCGCTATGCTTGTCCATGACATAAACATTTCTAGCCTTATGGTGgatgcccaacaaattgaggaagaaaagctcAAGGAAAGATCTAGAGAGGCAAACAGAGCAAGAGTGGATGATGGTAACTATTCACATTCTAGGTCCGGTGGATGTGGTCGTTCAAGGTTTCGACAAAAATTCTCTGGGCAAGGTTCTTCTAGTTCTCCAACAAGGCCTAATAATAAAAGGGTGTCTAACCTAAAACCTCAAGGAGATGGTAATAGGTCTTCGatgcctacttgtgctaaaTGTGGGAGAAATCATGAAGAGAAGTGTCTAGCGGGTTCTAAtgcttgttttggttgtggaaaGACGGATCACAAAATAAGAAATTGTCCTTCGGTTGCTAAGAATGATGGAGATGGAGATGGTCGTCGTAGGGCTCAACCCTACCCTTCATCCGGTCCGAGTGGTTCGGGTGGGAATGCTTCTAAGAAAAACTatttctatgctctccaaactagaggtgatcaagagagttCCTTAGATGTGGTGActggtatgttaaaagttttccatatagATGTGTATGCCTTACTTGATCCAAgtgctactttgtcctttgtaATCCCTTATGTAGCTATGAAATTTGATATACTTCCcgatgtgttgttagaacctttttctgtctctacccCTATTGGTGATACTGTGGTGGCAAAAAGG ggttgtgtctaCCATATAGTGAAGGTGATGGATGTGGAGTTTGAAACTCCTATTCTTGAGTCGGTCCCAATTGTAAAAGAGTTTCTGGAAGTTTTCCTAGATGATTTACTCGGTATTcctcttgaaaggaaaatagacTTCAGGATTGACCTTCTCCCCGACAtccaacctatctctattcctccatatGGAATAGCTCCAGtggaacttaaggagttgaatGATCAGTTAAAGGACTTATTGGATAAGAGTTTCAtctga